A part of Miscanthus floridulus cultivar M001 chromosome 6, ASM1932011v1, whole genome shotgun sequence genomic DNA contains:
- the LOC136460965 gene encoding MADS-box transcription factor 32-like → MGRGRREIKRIENPTQRQSTFYKRRDGLFKKARELSVLCDVDQLLLLFSTSGKLYHYLSPTVPSVKDLVERYEAATHTKVWTDIRQRQERRAELKKAERMCELMEKEMRLTTVDDGEQYTVPSLELLEHNLEAAVHKVRSEKDRKIGGEISYLENIVRIASRLLHTPAVMMCDVPWLVFPSISTTGRAAAAP, encoded by the exons ATGGGTCGGGGCCGCCGCGAGATAAAGCGGATCGAGAACCCCACGCAGCGGCAGTCCACCTTCTACAAGCGCAGGGACGGCCTGTTCAAGAAGGCCAGGGAGCTCTCCGTTCTGTGCGACGTCGACCAGCTGCTGCTCCTCTTCTCCACCTCCGGCAAGCTATACCACTACCTCTCGCCCACCGTCCCCTCTGTTAAGGACCTGGTCGAGAGGTACGAGGCCGCGACGCACACCAAGGTTTGGACCGACATTCGCCAG cggcaggagCGGCGCGCGGAGCTGAAGAAGGCGGAGCGGATGTGCGAGCTGATGGAGAAGGAGATGCGGCTCACGACGGTGGACGACGGGGAGCAGTACACGGTGCCGTCGCTGGAGCTGCTGGAGCACAACCTGGAGGCGGCCGTGCACAAGGTGCGCTCCGAGAAGGACCGCAAGATCGGCGGCGAGATCAGCTACCTCGAGAACATCGTACGTATCGCATCACGCCTACTGCACACCCCTGCTGTGATGATGTGTGATGTGCCCTGGCTAGTCTTCCCCTCGATTAGCACGACTGGGCGCGCTGCCGCCGCGCCGTGA